In one window of Armatimonadota bacterium DNA:
- a CDS encoding serine/threonine-protein phosphatase produces MILPEPRLELEGEATVDNARSLANPETAVAIFRTAFVALTVVTLFRSSRVLGSFTPLHLVAILAATYNVALLIMYWRGLYFPGHRHFILSLDIVFITLWVALSRVLGLGPGFFPLYYALVFIAALWFGIVGAALTALVSGALYIGILAGVGPYTTADIAETLRQHVLVLFLVVILIGYIAQAQQRERAASERTRTALARYQQHRRLMQDFYDLINPQQLSPPPGLDVGVGFRAAVRMGAGDYYDLLRLEGGRYGLCVADVAGKYGAEVLRVPVVKYALKVAAAVEHRPSRVLERVNELVFDELQPDRFVTMFYAQVDPLAAEVTYVNAGHDPPLLIRSDNTVETLEAGGLVLGVLRDARYEEEVVRLAAGDALVLYTDGAVEATNAAGAEFGAEQLQDTARAVLVGAGSAKDAALGMLAAIENFARGGARRDDVTIMVIRLAPRPAAVRAAAADDDDIGAQAAEQA; encoded by the coding sequence ATGATCCTGCCTGAGCCACGCCTCGAGCTTGAGGGGGAGGCAACGGTCGATAACGCCCGCAGCTTGGCCAACCCGGAGACAGCGGTCGCCATCTTCCGCACCGCCTTCGTCGCGCTCACGGTGGTCACCCTGTTCCGGAGCAGCCGGGTCTTGGGCTCCTTCACGCCTCTGCATCTCGTTGCCATCCTGGCCGCGACCTACAATGTGGCCTTGCTCATCATGTATTGGCGGGGGCTCTACTTCCCCGGACACCGGCACTTCATCCTCAGCCTCGATATCGTGTTCATCACGCTGTGGGTGGCATTGAGCCGCGTCTTGGGCCTCGGCCCCGGGTTCTTCCCGCTGTACTACGCCCTCGTATTCATCGCCGCGCTGTGGTTCGGGATCGTCGGGGCGGCGCTGACCGCGCTGGTCTCGGGCGCGCTGTATATCGGCATCCTCGCAGGGGTCGGCCCGTACACCACAGCAGACATTGCGGAGACGTTACGCCAGCACGTGCTCGTCCTGTTCTTGGTCGTCATTCTCATCGGCTACATCGCGCAGGCGCAGCAGCGCGAGCGTGCGGCCTCGGAACGGACACGCACCGCGCTCGCCCGCTATCAGCAGCACCGGCGCCTGATGCAGGACTTCTATGACTTGATCAACCCCCAGCAACTCTCTCCACCCCCGGGCCTCGACGTCGGCGTGGGCTTCCGTGCGGCGGTGCGCATGGGCGCGGGCGACTACTACGACCTGCTCCGTTTGGAGGGCGGCCGATACGGGCTGTGCGTGGCCGATGTGGCCGGCAAGTACGGTGCCGAGGTGCTGCGCGTGCCCGTGGTCAAGTACGCCCTGAAGGTGGCCGCAGCGGTCGAGCACCGGCCGTCGCGGGTCTTGGAACGTGTCAACGAACTCGTCTTCGACGAGCTGCAGCCCGACCGCTTCGTAACGATGTTCTACGCTCAGGTGGATCCCTTGGCCGCCGAAGTAACGTACGTCAACGCCGGCCACGACCCGCCCCTGCTCATACGCAGCGACAACACCGTGGAAACCCTGGAGGCGGGCGGCCTCGTCCTCGGCGTGCTGCGCGACGCCCGCTACGAGGAGGAAGTGGTGCGCCTGGCGGCAGGCGATGCGCTGGTGCTCTACACCGACGGCGCCGTGGAGGCCACCAACGCTGCGGGCGCGGAGTTCGGCGCCGAGCAACTGCAGGACACCGCCCGCGCCGTGCTCGTCGGCGCAGGCTCGGCGAAAGACGCCGCGCTCGGGATGCTTGCCGCCATAGAGAACTTCGCGCGAGGCGGCGCGCGCCGCGACGACGTGACCATTATGGTGATCCGCCTGGCGCCGCGCCCGGCGGCGGTAAGAGCGGCCGCCGCAGACGACGACGACATCGGAGCCCAGGCCGCAGAGCAGGCGTGA
- a CDS encoding ABC transporter ATP-binding protein — protein MRKFLRLLRYARPYVVRMGLGVLCVAVVALTHVAMPLITRFVFDDIVGGGGRPATVRLGAASLTLDPLAMLNLVLVAILTLYAIQGAVSFVRTYLMSWVGQRVLFDIRNHLFQRLQELPMQFYQRRGTGHLMARITGDVDTMGGMITSSSIDLFTNTLTIGVIVAILLKWHWKLALISFMVLPLFALNYHLFIRYIRVIWVRLRDKWSELYGELHESIAGAQVVKAFSQERYEKRMFFRSMRETYSHSVDLARAGTLMGAISQLLAATGTAVILWYGGSEVVRGHLTIGQLVGFMGYLGMLYSPVVTLSTSNEIIQRGLISAERVFDILDARSTVKEDPDAKPLPPVKGEVVFDHVSFSYEPEKLVLENIAVSVEPGKVVALVGPSGSGKTTFANLVPRFYDPTSGRILIDGHDIRHVALLSLRGQIGIVLQETFLFSGTIKDNLRYGRMEATDEEVVEAAMMANAHDFIVKELPEGYDTEVGERGLRLSGGQKQRIAIARAILRNPRILILDEATSSLDSEAEALIQEALERLMRNRTTFVIAHRLSTVMKADLILVLREGRLIERGTHEELVAANGLYGRLYRKQFKLDEQGESEVDSLLR, from the coding sequence ATGCGAAAATTCCTGCGACTTCTGCGGTACGCGCGCCCGTACGTGGTGCGCATGGGGCTCGGGGTGTTGTGCGTCGCCGTGGTGGCGCTCACCCACGTCGCGATGCCGCTCATCACCAGGTTCGTATTCGACGACATCGTGGGCGGCGGCGGGCGTCCGGCTACGGTGCGCCTGGGGGCGGCGAGTCTGACCCTGGATCCCCTGGCCATGCTCAACCTGGTGCTCGTCGCCATCCTGACCCTTTACGCCATCCAGGGCGCGGTGTCGTTCGTCCGCACCTACCTCATGAGTTGGGTCGGCCAGCGCGTGCTCTTCGACATCCGCAACCACCTGTTCCAGCGCTTGCAGGAACTGCCCATGCAGTTCTACCAGCGCCGCGGCACCGGCCACCTCATGGCCCGCATCACCGGCGACGTGGACACCATGGGCGGCATGATCACCTCGAGTTCGATCGACCTGTTCACCAACACGCTCACCATCGGTGTCATCGTCGCCATTTTGCTCAAATGGCACTGGAAACTGGCGCTCATCTCGTTCATGGTGCTGCCCCTGTTCGCCCTCAACTACCACCTGTTCATCCGCTACATCCGCGTCATCTGGGTGCGCCTGCGCGACAAGTGGTCCGAACTCTACGGCGAACTGCACGAATCCATTGCCGGCGCCCAGGTCGTCAAGGCCTTCTCCCAGGAACGCTACGAGAAGCGCATGTTCTTTCGCAGCATGCGCGAAACGTATTCCCACAGCGTTGACCTCGCCCGGGCCGGCACCCTCATGGGCGCCATCTCGCAACTGCTCGCCGCCACCGGCACCGCGGTGATCCTCTGGTACGGCGGCAGCGAGGTGGTGCGCGGCCACCTTACGATCGGCCAACTCGTCGGCTTCATGGGCTACCTGGGCATGCTCTATTCGCCGGTGGTCACGCTCAGCACCAGCAACGAGATCATTCAGCGCGGCCTCATCTCCGCCGAGCGCGTCTTCGACATTCTCGACGCGCGCTCCACGGTCAAGGAGGATCCCGACGCCAAGCCGCTGCCGCCGGTCAAGGGGGAGGTCGTCTTCGACCATGTTTCCTTCAGCTACGAGCCGGAGAAGCTTGTTCTTGAGAACATCGCCGTGTCCGTCGAGCCCGGAAAGGTCGTCGCCCTGGTGGGGCCCAGCGGCTCGGGCAAGACGACATTCGCGAACCTCGTCCCGCGCTTCTACGATCCCACCTCCGGCCGCATCCTGATTGACGGACACGATATCCGGCACGTCGCCCTGCTCTCGCTGCGCGGCCAGATCGGCATCGTGTTGCAGGAAACCTTCCTCTTCAGTGGCACCATCAAGGACAACCTGCGCTACGGGCGCATGGAGGCCACGGATGAAGAAGTCGTCGAGGCCGCCATGATGGCCAACGCCCACGACTTCATCGTCAAGGAACTCCCCGAGGGCTATGATACCGAGGTCGGCGAGCGCGGGTTGCGCCTGTCGGGCGGCCAGAAGCAGCGCATCGCCATCGCCCGCGCCATCCTGCGCAATCCGCGCATCCTGATCCTCGACGAGGCCACCTCATCGCTCGATTCCGAGGCCGAGGCGCTCATCCAGGAAGCCCTCGAGCGCCTCATGCGCAACCGCACGACTTTCGTCATCGCACACCGCCTGTCCACGGTCATGAAGGCCGACCTCATCCTCGTTTTGCGCGAGGGCCGCCTCATCGAACGCGGCACCCACGAGGAACTGGTGGCCGCCAACGGCCTCTACGGCCGGCTCTACCGCAAGCAGTTCAAGCTTGACGAGCAGGGAGAATCCGAGGTAGACTCCCTGCTCAGATAG